One genomic region from Camelus bactrianus isolate YW-2024 breed Bactrian camel chromosome 3, ASM4877302v1, whole genome shotgun sequence encodes:
- the LOC141577207 gene encoding trafficking protein particle complex subunit 9-like isoform X5: MSIPDYVQCAEDYETLPVVVKPVGIISEENFFCIYKRISLGGKPSSCAPTWPSIYEDCRVVEKRIEDFTESLFILLKSKWLDGATDKSGDKVPLLFMPFEKEDFMGLDTDSRAL; the protein is encoded by the exons atgagcatccctgactacgtgcagtgtgctgaggactatgagactcttcccgtggtggtcaaaccagtggggatcatctcagaggagaatttcttttgcatctataagcgaatctccttg GGAGGTAAGCCAAGCAGctgcgcaccgacgtggccttcaatctacgaggactgcagggtggtggagaagaggatcgaggacttcactgagtcactcttcatcttgctcaagtctaagtggctggatggggccactgacaagtctggggacaaggtCCCACTCCTCTTCATgccgtttgagaaggaggacttcatgggactggacacagacagcag ggccctgtga